ACAGCGCGGCCAGCACCCCGCCGCGGTCGATGTCCCCGACGAGCACCGTCGGCAGGGAGAATCGCTGCGCCAGACCGAGGTTGACGTAGTCACCAGCGCGCAGGTTGATCTCGGCGGGCGAGCCGGCGCCCTCGCAGACGATGATGTCGTGGCCTCCCGAGAGCTCTTCGTAGGCCGCGAAGGCCGCCTGCGCCAGGTGCCCTCGCCCGGTCGCGTACTCACCGGCCACGAGCTCACCCGCGGGCCGTCCTCGCACGACCACGTGCGCCCGGCGGTCGCTTCCCGGCTTGAGCAGCACCGGGTTCATCGCCGAGGTGGCCTCGACCCCCGCCGCCTGTGCCTGCAGGTACTGCGCGCGGCCGATCTCGGTCCCGTCGCGGCAGACCATCGAGTGGTTGGACATGTTCTGGGCCTTGTACGGCGCGACCGATGTCCCACGTCGGGCGAGGACGCGACACAGGCCGGTCACGACGAGGGACTTCCCCGCATCGGAGGATGTCCCGGTGATCAGCAGTCCACTCACGAACCGTCACTCTACGAGGGCGGGCTAGCGTGGGCTCCGTGACCTCGACCCACGTGCACCTGATCCGTCATGGGGAGTCCACCTGGAACCGTGACGGGATCATCCAGGGTGCCCACCGAGGGGTGACGCAGCCCGTCCTCACCGAGTCCGGTCGGGCCGATGCCGCCCGTGCGGGCCTGACCCTGGCGGCCCTGCTCGGGGTGCCCGGCGGGTACCGCGATCTCTCCCTGTGGAGCAGCGACCTCGTGCGGGCGCTGCAGACCGCCGAGATCATCTCCGTGGCCCTGCGCCCGGGTGGCTGGAGCGCCTCCGTGCGCAACGAGGCCGGTCTGCGGGAGCAGTCCCTCGGTGACCTGGAGGGGGAGCGGGCCGACTCCCTCCCGGCCCAGGAGGTCCCCGACGGGCAGCACATCAGCGAGGTCCGCTGGGGAGGTGGCGAGTCGATGCGCGATGTCCACGACCGGGTCGGGGAGTGGTTCGCGCCCGCTCTGATCGAGCAGCCCGAGCACCTCGTCGTGATCAGCCACGAGCACACGATCCGTGCCTCGCTCGCCTGGTTGCGGCAACGCTCGCACCGCGAGATCGACTGGGACGAGCCGATCACGCCCGGCTCGATCACGACCTTCGACGTGGGGCGCTGAGCCTCACAGGTCGCGGGCCAGTACCTGCTGCAGCCCCTCGGCGTCGGTGACCGGGCGCTCGCAGACGAATCCGCGGCAGACGTAGGCCGCAGCCTGCCCGTCCACGAGTGGGCGGTCCGCCAGCAGCGGCTCACCGGGGGTGTCCGGTCGGCCGGTGACGATGACCAGCCCGGGAGCGGGGGATGCCTCCGCCACGGCGCGAAGGGGGGCGATCCCCCCTTCGTCCTCGCCGACGATCGCGACCTGCCGGGGCCCGTCGAGCATCGCCTCGGCCTGGGCCAGCGCCCAGCCCGCGAAACGGGGGTCGTGGGTGATGATCCGCGACTGCGCCGCGACGCCCTCCTCCGCGAGGGAGCGGTGAGCCGTTTTGCCCGTGATGGCCGAGTGGGTCAGGAGCGCGCCGGCGATCGCGGAGACACCCGAGGGCTCCGCGTTGTCGGTACGGCCGCGCGGACGGGTGATCAGGGCCTCGCCGTCGATCGGGGTGTCGTGCCAGCCGTCGGCGTCGTGGAAGAGGTGGACGGCCAGGTCGAGGACCTGCGCGGCGTGGTCGAGCCACTCGGTCGCGCCGGTCGCGCGGTGCAGGGCCAGCAGACCCTCCGCGAGGTTGCCGTGGTCGTCGAGGACCGCTGGGGCGGCGCCGACCCGACCGGCGAGCGACGTGCGGCGCAGGCGGCCCTCGACGAGGTGCCCGTCGAGGACGAGCCGCCCCGCGGTTGCCGCCGCGTCGACGAGCTCGGGTCGCTTCAGGGTGACGCCGGTGTCGGCCAGGGCGGCGATGGCCAATCCGTTCCAGCTGGTGACGACCTTGCCGTCGAGGGCCGGCTGGGGGCGCTCGGTACGGGCGTCGAGCAGCCGAGCTCGCACGTCCTCCCACCACTGCGGGTCGTGGGGGTCCTGCAGCAGCTGCAGCGTCGACGCCCCGTGCTCGAATGTCCCCTCCGGGGTCACCTCGAGCAATCGCGCCGCGCGGGCGCCGTCGTCCTCGCCGAGCACCTCGACCAGCTGAGCCGGCGTCCACACGTACGTGGCCCCCTCGACGGAGTGCCCGTCGACGACCGTGTCCGCGTCGAGGGCGGAGGCGAAGCCCCCGTCGCCCGTGCGCAGGTACCGCAGCAGGAAGTCCGCAGTGCTCCCGGCCACCCGGGCCGCGAGCGGTGAGCCGGTCTGGCGGTACCAGTGGGTGTAGACGCGCAGCAGGAGCGCGTTGTCGTAGAGCATCTTCTCGAAGTGGGGCACGACCCACTCGGAGTCGACGCTGTAGCGCGCGAAGCCACCCGCGAGCTGGTCGTGGATCCCCCCGCGGGCCATCGCCTCGCCGGTGCGCTCGACCATCGCCAGGGCGTCGGCGTCCCCGGTGCGGGCGTGGTGGCGCAGCAGGTGCTCCAGCGTCATCGACGGCGGAAACTTCGGGGCGCCCCCGAAGCCGGACCGGGCGTCGTCGAAGGTCGTGCGCAGCGAGTGCACGGACAGGGCGACCTGCTCCTCGTCGACGGGGGAGCCGGGCCCGGGGTCCGCGATCCCGGCGAGCTGCCCGGCGACGCCGGAGGCGCTCGCCATCAGGCGCTCGTGGTCCTCCCGCCAGGCCGTGCCCGCGGCGTCGAGCAGCTGCAGCAGCTGCGGCTTGGGCAGGTACGTCCCGGCGAAGAAGGGCTCGCCGTCCGGCGTGATGAGCACGGTCATCGGCCAGCCACCCTGCCCGGTCATCGCCTGCGTCGCGAGCATGTAGACCGCGTCGATGTCAGGGCGCTCCTCGCGATCGACCTTGACGCTGACCCAGCCGTCGTTGAGTGCCCCGGCGACCTGCTCGTCCTCGAAGCACTCGTGCGCCATGACGTGGCACCAGTGGCACGCGGCGTAGCCCACCGACAGGAAGATCGGCACGTCCCGCTGGCGCGCCTGCGCGAAGGCCTCGTCGCCCCACTCGAACCAGTCGACCGGGTTGTCGGCGTGCTGGCGCAGGTAGGGCGAGAGGCTGTTGGCGAGTCGGTTGGCCATGCCTCCACCGTCTCACCCCGGTGGTGTCCGTACCCGAGGCCGTTCGCGGCGGGGTCGGGGTGTGCGCCGACCCGTGCCGCTGCGGATTACGCCCGGGGCCGCGCCACGTACCAGCGCCACCCTGCGGTCACGATCACGGCGCCGACGATCGAGCCGATGAGTCCGCTGGGCCGCAACGCCAAGCCGTCTCCGGCCAACACGCTGCTCAACAGGCCGCCGACGAACGAGCCGAGGAGCCCGCTGA
The DNA window shown above is from Janibacter sp. A1S7 and carries:
- a CDS encoding GlsB/YeaQ/YmgE family stress response membrane protein, giving the protein MLLIGLILFGMLVGAGAQLLLGREHNAVDWTLAIVSGLLGSFVGGLLSSVLAGDGLALRPSGLIGSIVGAVIVTAGWRWYVARPRA
- a CDS encoding histidine phosphatase family protein, producing MTSTHVHLIRHGESTWNRDGIIQGAHRGVTQPVLTESGRADAARAGLTLAALLGVPGGYRDLSLWSSDLVRALQTAEIISVALRPGGWSASVRNEAGLREQSLGDLEGERADSLPAQEVPDGQHISEVRWGGGESMRDVHDRVGEWFAPALIEQPEHLVVISHEHTIRASLAWLRQRSHREIDWDEPITPGSITTFDVGR
- a CDS encoding thioredoxin domain-containing protein encodes the protein MANRLANSLSPYLRQHADNPVDWFEWGDEAFAQARQRDVPIFLSVGYAACHWCHVMAHECFEDEQVAGALNDGWVSVKVDREERPDIDAVYMLATQAMTGQGGWPMTVLITPDGEPFFAGTYLPKPQLLQLLDAAGTAWREDHERLMASASGVAGQLAGIADPGPGSPVDEEQVALSVHSLRTTFDDARSGFGGAPKFPPSMTLEHLLRHHARTGDADALAMVERTGEAMARGGIHDQLAGGFARYSVDSEWVVPHFEKMLYDNALLLRVYTHWYRQTGSPLAARVAGSTADFLLRYLRTGDGGFASALDADTVVDGHSVEGATYVWTPAQLVEVLGEDDGARAARLLEVTPEGTFEHGASTLQLLQDPHDPQWWEDVRARLLDARTERPQPALDGKVVTSWNGLAIAALADTGVTLKRPELVDAAATAGRLVLDGHLVEGRLRRTSLAGRVGAAPAVLDDHGNLAEGLLALHRATGATEWLDHAAQVLDLAVHLFHDADGWHDTPIDGEALITRPRGRTDNAEPSGVSAIAGALLTHSAITGKTAHRSLAEEGVAAQSRIITHDPRFAGWALAQAEAMLDGPRQVAIVGEDEGGIAPLRAVAEASPAPGLVIVTGRPDTPGEPLLADRPLVDGQAAAYVCRGFVCERPVTDAEGLQQVLARDL